The Leptospira wolbachii serovar Codice str. CDC genome includes a window with the following:
- a CDS encoding antitoxin: MKSKIDKIHKKLPTLSKEESDILTSYEAGEWKSIGLNNKLISSYQKAASATLAKNKRINIRLNQLDLQSIQKKAFEEGLPYQTFISSLIHKFVTGKLIEK; the protein is encoded by the coding sequence ATGAAATCTAAAATAGACAAAATACACAAAAAACTTCCGACGCTTTCAAAAGAAGAAAGTGATATTCTCACATCATACGAAGCTGGTGAATGGAAATCAATCGGACTTAATAACAAATTGATCAGCAGTTATCAGAAAGCTGCTTCTGCTACACTCGCAAAGAACAAGAGAATTAATATTAGGCTCAATCAATTAGATTTACAATCCATTCAAAAGAAAGCTTTTGAGGAAGGATTACCTTATCAAACCTTTATTTCTAGCTTAATTCACAAATTTGTTACCGGTAAATTAATAGAGAAATAA
- a CDS encoding helix-turn-helix domain-containing protein, with amino-acid sequence MDLRFQFVLDSFQNDVNFTQLCAQYGISTKCGYKWKERFLKEGREGLLDKKRTPKNSPAKIAEETILEIIKIKNNKKFWGAKKILELYKTKFPDRKPPNRSTVERILKKAGLLEKKKNRRPINSGQRISMPEKATRRLNHIWTVDFKRMVVYSRQGESKSSHGQR; translated from the coding sequence GTGGATTTAAGATTTCAATTTGTTCTGGATAGCTTCCAGAATGACGTCAATTTTACTCAGCTTTGTGCTCAGTATGGCATCTCTACTAAGTGTGGATACAAGTGGAAAGAAAGGTTCTTGAAGGAAGGGAGAGAAGGTCTTCTGGATAAGAAGAGAACTCCTAAGAACTCTCCCGCTAAGATTGCGGAAGAAACCATCTTAGAAATCATTAAGATCAAAAATAACAAGAAGTTCTGGGGTGCTAAGAAAATACTCGAACTCTATAAAACTAAATTCCCTGATAGAAAACCTCCTAACAGATCTACTGTTGAACGGATTCTTAAGAAGGCAGGCCTACTTGAGAAAAAAAAGAATAGAAGACCAATTAATTCAGGACAGCGCATCTCTATGCCCGAGAAAGCCACGCGTAGACTGAATCATATTTGGACCGTTGACTTCAAAAGGATGGTGGTATACTCCAGACAGGGAGAAAGTAAATCCTCTCACGGTCAGAGATGA
- a CDS encoding BrnT family toxin, whose protein sequence is MKNYRWDIEKDEILRKERGISFELVLFQIENGFLLDIIKHPNKDKYPNQSIFIIEIESYAYLIPFIENKDEIFLKTIIPSRKATRNYLLKEGYDNEI, encoded by the coding sequence GTGAAGAATTATCGTTGGGATATCGAGAAAGACGAAATCTTAAGAAAAGAGCGAGGAATTTCTTTTGAATTAGTCCTCTTTCAGATTGAAAATGGATTTCTTTTAGACATTATTAAACACCCAAATAAAGATAAGTATCCGAACCAATCGATTTTCATTATTGAAATTGAAAGTTATGCATACTTAATTCCTTTTATTGAAAATAAAGACGAAATTTTCCTCAAAACCATTATACCAAGTAGAAAAGCTACACGAAATTATCTTTTAAAGGAAGGCTATGACAATGAAATCTAA
- a CDS encoding integrase core domain-containing protein, whose product MTSKGWWYTPDREKVNPLTVRDDFSKYILSIKTLSKGDIPSVKAEFIRLFKIYGLPEIIRSDNGPHYASMQSLWGLTKLSVWWLSLGIKLDRIQPGKPYQNGAHERMHRDMARELQHEIVGNITLFQKLFDKWRVEFNRERPHEALNMKTPEQIYVKSEKLFDPNAELLIAYPFGFKQRHVNNRGYINYDGNLVMIGNPFNGFNVGIKKDIDSVSIWFGNNKLGSLDQNLFLINPDSNSYKVHKPRKVTKKYYPSPDA is encoded by the coding sequence TTGACTTCAAAAGGATGGTGGTATACTCCAGACAGGGAGAAAGTAAATCCTCTCACGGTCAGAGATGATTTCTCTAAATACATTCTCTCCATTAAGACCCTTTCCAAAGGCGACATTCCTTCAGTAAAAGCCGAATTCATTAGGTTATTTAAGATCTATGGATTACCAGAAATCATTCGCTCTGACAACGGTCCGCATTACGCGTCTATGCAGTCTCTTTGGGGGCTTACTAAACTCTCTGTTTGGTGGCTCTCTCTCGGTATCAAGCTCGATCGTATTCAACCAGGAAAACCTTACCAAAATGGCGCTCATGAAAGAATGCATAGAGACATGGCTCGCGAACTACAACACGAAATCGTCGGTAACATCACTCTCTTCCAAAAACTCTTCGACAAATGGAGAGTTGAATTCAATAGAGAAAGACCACACGAAGCCCTCAACATGAAAACTCCAGAACAAATCTATGTGAAATCTGAAAAACTTTTTGATCCGAATGCTGAACTTCTAATCGCCTATCCTTTTGGATTCAAGCAAAGACATGTTAACAATCGCGGTTACATCAATTACGATGGAAATCTCGTCATGATCGGAAATCCTTTTAACGGGTTTAATGTAGGAATTAAAAAAGATATCGATTCCGTTTCTATTTGGTTCGGAAATAATAAGTTAGGTTCTCTCGATCAAAATTTATTCTTGATTAATCCTGATTCCAATTCATACAAAGTTCATAAACCAAGAAAGGTTACCAAAAAGTATTACCCTTCTCCTGACGCATGA